A window of the Streptomyces sp. NBC_01351 genome harbors these coding sequences:
- a CDS encoding MFS transporter yields MPSPYRAIFAAPGTKGFSAAGLIGRLPISMVGVGILTMISEMTGRYAMASALTGTLALAAAVIGPQVSRLVDQYGQRRVLRPATVISVAAVAGLLLAAAYGLPDWTLFVFAAIAGCVPSVGSMIRARWTVIYQDSPRELHTAYSFESVVDEVCFIFGPIIAIGLSTTWFPEAGPLIAAICLMVGVWWLTAQRSTEPAPHPRDEHAERTSALRSPGLQVLTATFVATGAIFGSIDVSTLAFAEEQGHKAAASLILAIWALGSCIAGIVFGLLHLKGRTERRWVLGICAMAVSMIPLLLAGNLPFLAVALFVSGLAIAPTMITTMALIEAHVPRAMLTEGMTWISTGLAVGVAVGSSVTGLVIDAAGARSGFVVSISAGLAAAAVAFAGYRRLTRPAQGEERSGDGGHTDGADSGEERADHVA; encoded by the coding sequence TTGCCCAGTCCCTACCGCGCGATCTTCGCGGCCCCCGGCACCAAAGGGTTCAGCGCCGCCGGCCTGATAGGCCGGCTGCCGATATCCATGGTCGGCGTCGGCATCCTGACGATGATCTCCGAGATGACCGGCCGCTACGCGATGGCCAGCGCCCTCACCGGCACCCTGGCGCTCGCCGCCGCGGTCATCGGCCCCCAGGTCTCCCGCCTGGTGGACCAGTACGGGCAGCGCCGCGTCCTGCGGCCGGCCACCGTGATCTCGGTGGCCGCCGTCGCCGGACTGCTGCTGGCCGCCGCGTACGGGCTCCCGGACTGGACGCTCTTCGTCTTCGCCGCGATCGCGGGTTGCGTGCCGAGCGTGGGCTCGATGATCCGCGCCCGCTGGACCGTGATCTACCAGGACTCCCCGCGCGAGCTGCACACCGCGTACTCCTTCGAGTCCGTGGTGGACGAGGTCTGCTTCATCTTCGGCCCGATCATCGCCATCGGGCTGTCCACCACCTGGTTCCCGGAGGCCGGCCCGCTGATCGCCGCCATCTGCCTGATGGTCGGCGTCTGGTGGCTCACCGCGCAGCGCTCCACCGAGCCGGCGCCGCACCCGCGCGACGAACACGCGGAGCGCACCTCGGCCCTGCGCTCCCCCGGCCTGCAGGTGCTCACGGCCACCTTCGTGGCCACCGGCGCGATCTTCGGCTCCATCGACGTGTCCACACTGGCCTTCGCCGAGGAGCAGGGCCACAAGGCCGCAGCGAGTCTCATCCTGGCCATCTGGGCGCTGGGGTCCTGTATCGCCGGAATCGTCTTCGGTCTGCTGCACCTCAAGGGCCGGACCGAACGCCGGTGGGTACTGGGCATCTGTGCGATGGCCGTGAGTATGATCCCCCTCCTACTGGCCGGGAACTTGCCGTTTCTGGCCGTGGCGCTCTTCGTCTCGGGCCTCGCCATCGCTCCCACGATGATCACCACGATGGCCCTGATCGAGGCGCACGTACCACGCGCGATGCTGACCGAGGGCATGACCTGGATCAGCACCGGCCTCGCGGTCGGCGTCGCCGTCGGCTCGTCCGTGACCGGTCTGGTCATCGACGCCGCCGGGGCTCGCAGCGGGTTCGTGGTCTCCATCTCGGCGGGGCTCGCCGCGGCGGCGGTGGCGTTCGCGGGATACCGCCGGCTGACGAGGCCGGCGCAAGGGGAGGAGCGTTCTGGCGATGGCGGACACACCGACGGCGCAGACAGCGGGGAAGAACGGGCCGACCACGTGGCGTAA
- a CDS encoding ferrochelatase produces MSDQLLPPAGGPAAPYDALLLLSFGGPEGPDDVVPFLENVTRGRGIPRERLKEVGQHYFGFGGVSPINGQNRELLDALRKDFAQHGLDLPVYWGNRNWAPYLNDVMREMAADGRRRIAVLATSAYASYSGCRQYRENLADALAALAEEGVAELPKVDKLRHYFNHPGFVQPMIDGVLASLESLPDEVRAGARLVFTTHSIPTAAADTSGPVEEHTRGGEGGAYVKQHLDVAEVIADAVRAETGTELPWELVYQSRSGAPHIPWLEPDICDHLEALHAAGAPAAVMVPIGFVSDHMEVLYDLDTEATAKAAELGLPIARSATVGADPRFAAAVRELVLERAAAERGEPVERCALGLLGASHDLCAVGCCPARGPRPAAAGVDSPYA; encoded by the coding sequence ATGTCAGACCAGCTCCTCCCGCCCGCCGGCGGGCCCGCCGCTCCCTACGACGCCCTCCTGCTGCTGTCCTTCGGCGGCCCCGAGGGACCCGACGACGTCGTGCCGTTCCTGGAGAACGTCACACGCGGCCGGGGCATCCCGCGCGAGCGGCTCAAGGAGGTCGGGCAGCACTACTTCGGCTTCGGCGGCGTCAGCCCCATCAACGGCCAGAACCGCGAGCTGCTGGACGCGCTGCGCAAGGACTTCGCCCAGCACGGGCTGGACCTGCCGGTCTACTGGGGCAACCGCAACTGGGCCCCGTACCTGAACGACGTGATGCGCGAGATGGCCGCCGACGGGCGCCGCCGCATCGCCGTCCTCGCGACCAGCGCGTACGCCTCGTACTCGGGCTGCCGCCAGTACCGCGAGAACCTCGCCGACGCGCTCGCCGCGCTCGCCGAGGAGGGGGTGGCCGAGCTGCCGAAGGTGGACAAGCTGCGGCACTACTTCAACCACCCCGGCTTCGTGCAGCCCATGATCGACGGGGTGCTCGCCTCGCTGGAGTCCCTGCCCGACGAGGTCCGGGCCGGCGCCCGCCTGGTCTTCACCACGCACTCCATCCCCACCGCGGCGGCCGACACCTCCGGGCCGGTCGAGGAGCACACGCGGGGCGGCGAGGGCGGGGCCTACGTCAAGCAGCACCTGGACGTCGCCGAGGTCATCGCGGACGCGGTCCGGGCCGAGACGGGCACCGAACTGCCCTGGGAGCTCGTCTACCAGTCGCGCAGCGGCGCCCCGCACATCCCGTGGCTGGAGCCGGACATCTGCGACCACCTGGAGGCCCTGCACGCGGCGGGCGCCCCGGCGGCGGTCATGGTGCCGATCGGCTTCGTCTCGGACCACATGGAGGTCCTGTACGACCTCGACACGGAGGCGACGGCCAAGGCCGCGGAGCTGGGCCTGCCGATCGCCCGGTCGGCGACGGTCGGGGCCGACCCGCGGTTCGCGGCGGCGGTACGGGAACTCGTGCTGGAGCGGGCCGCGGCCGAACGGGGCGAGCCCGTCGAGCGGTGCGCGCTCGGGCTGCTCGGAGCAAGCCATGATCTGTGCGCCGTGGGCTGCTGCCCGGCGCGAGGGCCCCGGCCGGCGGCCGCGGGCGTGGACAGTCCGTACGCGTAG
- a CDS encoding inositol monophosphatase family protein, giving the protein MISEELKAELLDVGLEAARQAGALLRDGRPADLAVAAVKSSPIDVVTEMDIAAEKVITGILAERRPEDGLLGEEGADSRGTSGIRWVVDPLDGTVNYLYGLPSWGVSIAAEYEGETVVGVVAAPMRGETYHAVLGGGAWLGGARLACRAAAPLDQALVGTGFGYLQTRRVRQAEVAARIIPLVRDIRRGGSAALDLCDVAAGRLDGYYERGLNPWDLAAGDLIAREAGALTGGRPGEAASGELALAATPAVFASLQPLLDAAGAWHD; this is encoded by the coding sequence GTGATCTCTGAAGAGCTGAAGGCCGAACTGCTGGACGTGGGCCTGGAGGCCGCCCGGCAGGCCGGAGCGCTGCTGCGCGACGGCCGGCCGGCCGATCTGGCGGTGGCCGCGGTCAAGAGCAGCCCGATCGACGTGGTGACCGAGATGGACATCGCGGCGGAGAAGGTGATCACGGGGATCCTCGCGGAGCGGAGGCCCGAGGACGGGCTGCTCGGCGAGGAGGGCGCGGACTCCCGGGGCACGAGCGGGATCCGGTGGGTCGTCGACCCGCTGGACGGCACGGTCAACTACCTCTACGGGCTGCCGAGCTGGGGCGTGTCCATCGCGGCCGAGTACGAGGGCGAGACGGTGGTCGGCGTCGTGGCGGCGCCGATGCGCGGGGAGACGTATCACGCGGTGCTGGGCGGCGGGGCGTGGCTGGGCGGGGCGCGGCTCGCGTGCCGGGCGGCGGCGCCGCTGGACCAGGCGCTGGTCGGGACCGGCTTCGGGTACCTCCAGACGCGGCGGGTCCGGCAGGCCGAGGTCGCGGCACGGATCATCCCGCTGGTCCGCGACATCCGTCGGGGCGGGTCGGCGGCGCTGGACCTGTGCGACGTGGCGGCCGGGCGGCTGGACGGGTACTACGAGCGGGGGCTGAACCCGTGGGACCTGGCGGCGGGTGACCTCATCGCCCGCGAGGCCGGGGCCCTCACGGGCGGTCGGCCGGGGGAGGCCGCCTCGGGGGAGCTCGCCCTGGCCGCCACACCGGCCGTCTTCGCCTCGCTGCAGCCGCTCCTGGACGCGGCCGGGGCCTGGCACGACTGA